A part of Anabas testudineus chromosome 7, fAnaTes1.2, whole genome shotgun sequence genomic DNA contains:
- the LOC113167253 gene encoding formin-like protein 13 isoform X1: MPSLGSKKKDNLSRMDRHSKDVPQLTNEMQLSIMNKVKSGELSIDGALKLARKDLLKDQTPNNEEQQPLQYNFSVYKHSHYRWQKRILQIDFKTSMLCSIEKGIVKKQLPFSIVKSSDDGVGSRFSISFKGRHDYELEATSVEDKQKMIQLVNRIIYRNIYNDPEERNSDTGQQPQASQSIRKGDLLLHRGGLASFKWVKYDAQLHPGQLTLIPFRKQGPADSEATAPGPESIVVHLSDGDTSVQKLQGSDTFSLITHKNEYQFKVPATEQTSAPEAVQSERDAWVQDIDRLCSDWKKKYKDEHVLMKTKVQRNHSITEEAEENNTDLESNGGFSGENKTIIYPPAENANADSTSVSEDCLSAGDTSHPSADYTKPHPKPRRSGKAAAGVTGSDVLPPVPLPTSPDVVASSSPTLPPIPPPQTASMSPSTVPEPPSHESGSSAVTGPPPPSAPPPPPLLFKAKANLTKPCTKAFHWDLVSSEKIAKSFWTQGSSGRPEIDTSRLCEQFAIKDMGKFGAAELSNTQHIMLNKKIAHNFNIFLKSFPVQPGELKDKLFIINKEDGGLSDEHITSLRRYVPTMDDVEMYKSYSGPVTELHIVDRYMMELCNIPNVSTQLNMLLTLRELPISMNDLQPLINQKIRMCTQLCNCRSFVVVLEYLLAIGNYLNENAGKEKAKGFRLSSLTKLSQLRGRDKKFTLLNALVEQIMLHEPCLATFTQELAEFETVPGASIKGLTAEVDVLKNELQKVIQYRKTCKKRNAGVHPPNFLKDLKMTIEKYKTDLSALMKTCEEMKNLYSVTLVKFGEPAEQDSQEFFGVISQFVHDFKRAHAEIL, from the exons ATGCCAAGTTTAGGgtcaaaaaagaaagacaatcTATCTAGAATGGACAGACACAGCAAAGATGTGCCACAG CTGACCAACGAGATGCAGCTGAGCATCATGAACAAGGTGAAGAGCGGAGAGCTGTCCATCGACGGTGCTCTGAAGCTGGCCAGGAAGGACTTGCTTAAAGATCAGACCCCGAATAATGAG GAGCAGCAACCCTTGCAATACAACTTCAGTGTCTATAAGCACAGTCACTACAGGTGGCAGAAGCGAATTCTCCAG ATTGATTTCAAGACCAGCATGCTGTGCAGCATAGAGAAAGGCATCGTTAAGAAACAACTCCCCTTCTCCATTGTCAAGAGTTCTGATGATGGTGTCGGCTCCAGGTTCTCCATTTCCTTCAAGGGACGTCATGATTATGAGCTGGAGGCCACATCAGTAGAGGACAAGCAAAAG ATGATACAGCTTGTGAATCGGATCATTTATAGGAACATATACAATGATCCTGAGGAGAGAAATTCAGATACTGGTCAGCAACCACAAGCATCACAGAGCATTCGGAAAGGCGACTTGTTACTACACAGAGGAGGCCTGGCATCTTTCAAATGGGTGAA ATATGACGCCCAGCTCCACCCAGGCCAGCTAACTTTGATCCCCTTCAGAAAACAAGGCCCCGCAGACAGCGAAGCAACGGCCCCGGGGCCTGAGTCCATTGTGGTTCACCTGTCAGATGGTGACACCAGTGTTCAGAAACTTCAAGGATCAGACACTTTCAGCCTGATCACCCACAAAAATGAGTACCA ATTCAAGGTACCCGCAACAGAGCAAACAAGTGCTCCAGAGGCTGTTCAAAGCGAACGGGATGCTTGGGTCCAGGACATTGACAGGCTGTGTTCAGACTGGAAGAAAAAGTACAAGGATGAACACgtgttaatgaaaacaaaggttCAGCGGAATCATAGCATAACTgaagaagcagaggaaaacaacacagaccTTGAGTCAAACGGTGGATTTAGTGGCGAAAATAAGACTATAATTTATCCTCCAGCTGAGAATGCAAATGCAGATTCCACTTCGGTTAGTGAAGATTGTTTATCAGCTGGTGACACGAGTCATCCCTCAGCCGATTATACAAAGCCTCATCCTAAACCTCGCAGGAGTGGGAAGGCTGCTGCTGGAGTTACTGGAAGTGACGTTTTGCCTCCTGTCCCGTTGCCAACCTCTCCTGATGTTGTTGCCTCGTCATCACCCACCCTCCCTCCAATTCCACCCCCCCAAACTGCCTCTATGTCCCCTTCCACAGTCCCTGAGCCTCCTTCCCACGAATCAGGCTCATCAGCTGTGACAGGGCCTCCACCCCCGAGCGCCCCGCCTCCCCCACCTTTACTCTTCAAAGCCAAAGCAAATTTAACAAAACCATGCACCAAGGCTTTCCACTGGGACCTAGTCAGTTCAGAGAAG ATTGCAAAATCATTTTGGACACAAGGCAGCAGTGGGAGGCCTGAAATCGACACATCACGCCTATGTGAGCAATTTGCCATTAAAGATATGGGGAAGTTTGGTGCAGCTGAGCTGAGTAACACCCAGCACATTATGCTCAACAAGAAGATTGCGCACAACTTCA ACATTTTCCTCAAAAGTTTCCCAGTGCAGCCGGGAGAACTGAAGGACAAACTGTTCATCATTAACAAGGAAGATGGAGGCCTGTCTGATGAGCACATCACCTCTCTAAGGAG GTATGTCCCTACCATGGATGATGTGGAAATGTACAAATCCTACAGTGGACCTGTGACGGAGCTGCACATTGTGGACCGGTACATGATGGAG CTGTGCAACATCCCCAACGTGAGCACACAACTCAACATGCTGCTGACTCTACGAGAGCTCCCGATCAGCATGAACGACCTGCAGCCT cTGATTAACCAGAAGATCAGAATGTGCACACAGCTGTGCAACTGCAGGTCATTTGTTGTCGTGCTGGAGTACCTCCTCGCCATTGGCAATTACCTCAACGAGAACGCCGGAAAGGAAAAGGCCAAGGGATTCCGCCTCTCCTCCTTGACTAAA CTCTCCCAGCTACGTGGGAGAGACAAGAAGTTCACCTTGCTGAATGCCCTTGTGGAGCAGATCATGTTGCATGAACCGTGCTTGGCCACTTTTACCCAAGAGTTGGCAGAATTTGAAACTGTCCCTGGAG CTTCCATTAAAGGCTTGACCGCAGAAGTAGATG TCCTGAAGAATGAACTGCAGAAAGTCATTCAGTATAGGAAAACCTGCAAGAAGAGAAATGCTGGAGTTCATCCCCCGAACTTCCTCAAAGACCTGAAG ATGACAATTGAGAAATACAAAACGGATCTCTCTGCACTGATGAAGACGTGTGAGGAGATGAAGAACCTCTACTCTGTCACACTG GTTAAATTTGGAGAACCAGCTGAGCAAGACTCTCAGGAGTTCTTTGGAGTCATTTCTCAGTTCGTCCACGACTTCAAGAGGGCGCATGCTGAAATCCTATGA
- the LOC113167253 gene encoding formin-like protein 13 isoform X2: MPSLGSKKKDNLSRMDRHSKDVPQLTNEMQLSIMNKVKSGELSIDGALKLARKDLLKDQTPNNEIDFKTSMLCSIEKGIVKKQLPFSIVKSSDDGVGSRFSISFKGRHDYELEATSVEDKQKMIQLVNRIIYRNIYNDPEERNSDTGQQPQASQSIRKGDLLLHRGGLASFKWVKYDAQLHPGQLTLIPFRKQGPADSEATAPGPESIVVHLSDGDTSVQKLQGSDTFSLITHKNEYQFKVPATEQTSAPEAVQSERDAWVQDIDRLCSDWKKKYKDEHVLMKTKVQRNHSITEEAEENNTDLESNGGFSGENKTIIYPPAENANADSTSVSEDCLSAGDTSHPSADYTKPHPKPRRSGKAAAGVTGSDVLPPVPLPTSPDVVASSSPTLPPIPPPQTASMSPSTVPEPPSHESGSSAVTGPPPPSAPPPPPLLFKAKANLTKPCTKAFHWDLVSSEKIAKSFWTQGSSGRPEIDTSRLCEQFAIKDMGKFGAAELSNTQHIMLNKKIAHNFNIFLKSFPVQPGELKDKLFIINKEDGGLSDEHITSLRRYVPTMDDVEMYKSYSGPVTELHIVDRYMMELCNIPNVSTQLNMLLTLRELPISMNDLQPLINQKIRMCTQLCNCRSFVVVLEYLLAIGNYLNENAGKEKAKGFRLSSLTKLSQLRGRDKKFTLLNALVEQIMLHEPCLATFTQELAEFETVPGASIKGLTAEVDVLKNELQKVIQYRKTCKKRNAGVHPPNFLKDLKMTIEKYKTDLSALMKTCEEMKNLYSVTLVKFGEPAEQDSQEFFGVISQFVHDFKRAHAEIL, from the exons ATGCCAAGTTTAGGgtcaaaaaagaaagacaatcTATCTAGAATGGACAGACACAGCAAAGATGTGCCACAG CTGACCAACGAGATGCAGCTGAGCATCATGAACAAGGTGAAGAGCGGAGAGCTGTCCATCGACGGTGCTCTGAAGCTGGCCAGGAAGGACTTGCTTAAAGATCAGACCCCGAATAATGAG ATTGATTTCAAGACCAGCATGCTGTGCAGCATAGAGAAAGGCATCGTTAAGAAACAACTCCCCTTCTCCATTGTCAAGAGTTCTGATGATGGTGTCGGCTCCAGGTTCTCCATTTCCTTCAAGGGACGTCATGATTATGAGCTGGAGGCCACATCAGTAGAGGACAAGCAAAAG ATGATACAGCTTGTGAATCGGATCATTTATAGGAACATATACAATGATCCTGAGGAGAGAAATTCAGATACTGGTCAGCAACCACAAGCATCACAGAGCATTCGGAAAGGCGACTTGTTACTACACAGAGGAGGCCTGGCATCTTTCAAATGGGTGAA ATATGACGCCCAGCTCCACCCAGGCCAGCTAACTTTGATCCCCTTCAGAAAACAAGGCCCCGCAGACAGCGAAGCAACGGCCCCGGGGCCTGAGTCCATTGTGGTTCACCTGTCAGATGGTGACACCAGTGTTCAGAAACTTCAAGGATCAGACACTTTCAGCCTGATCACCCACAAAAATGAGTACCA ATTCAAGGTACCCGCAACAGAGCAAACAAGTGCTCCAGAGGCTGTTCAAAGCGAACGGGATGCTTGGGTCCAGGACATTGACAGGCTGTGTTCAGACTGGAAGAAAAAGTACAAGGATGAACACgtgttaatgaaaacaaaggttCAGCGGAATCATAGCATAACTgaagaagcagaggaaaacaacacagaccTTGAGTCAAACGGTGGATTTAGTGGCGAAAATAAGACTATAATTTATCCTCCAGCTGAGAATGCAAATGCAGATTCCACTTCGGTTAGTGAAGATTGTTTATCAGCTGGTGACACGAGTCATCCCTCAGCCGATTATACAAAGCCTCATCCTAAACCTCGCAGGAGTGGGAAGGCTGCTGCTGGAGTTACTGGAAGTGACGTTTTGCCTCCTGTCCCGTTGCCAACCTCTCCTGATGTTGTTGCCTCGTCATCACCCACCCTCCCTCCAATTCCACCCCCCCAAACTGCCTCTATGTCCCCTTCCACAGTCCCTGAGCCTCCTTCCCACGAATCAGGCTCATCAGCTGTGACAGGGCCTCCACCCCCGAGCGCCCCGCCTCCCCCACCTTTACTCTTCAAAGCCAAAGCAAATTTAACAAAACCATGCACCAAGGCTTTCCACTGGGACCTAGTCAGTTCAGAGAAG ATTGCAAAATCATTTTGGACACAAGGCAGCAGTGGGAGGCCTGAAATCGACACATCACGCCTATGTGAGCAATTTGCCATTAAAGATATGGGGAAGTTTGGTGCAGCTGAGCTGAGTAACACCCAGCACATTATGCTCAACAAGAAGATTGCGCACAACTTCA ACATTTTCCTCAAAAGTTTCCCAGTGCAGCCGGGAGAACTGAAGGACAAACTGTTCATCATTAACAAGGAAGATGGAGGCCTGTCTGATGAGCACATCACCTCTCTAAGGAG GTATGTCCCTACCATGGATGATGTGGAAATGTACAAATCCTACAGTGGACCTGTGACGGAGCTGCACATTGTGGACCGGTACATGATGGAG CTGTGCAACATCCCCAACGTGAGCACACAACTCAACATGCTGCTGACTCTACGAGAGCTCCCGATCAGCATGAACGACCTGCAGCCT cTGATTAACCAGAAGATCAGAATGTGCACACAGCTGTGCAACTGCAGGTCATTTGTTGTCGTGCTGGAGTACCTCCTCGCCATTGGCAATTACCTCAACGAGAACGCCGGAAAGGAAAAGGCCAAGGGATTCCGCCTCTCCTCCTTGACTAAA CTCTCCCAGCTACGTGGGAGAGACAAGAAGTTCACCTTGCTGAATGCCCTTGTGGAGCAGATCATGTTGCATGAACCGTGCTTGGCCACTTTTACCCAAGAGTTGGCAGAATTTGAAACTGTCCCTGGAG CTTCCATTAAAGGCTTGACCGCAGAAGTAGATG TCCTGAAGAATGAACTGCAGAAAGTCATTCAGTATAGGAAAACCTGCAAGAAGAGAAATGCTGGAGTTCATCCCCCGAACTTCCTCAAAGACCTGAAG ATGACAATTGAGAAATACAAAACGGATCTCTCTGCACTGATGAAGACGTGTGAGGAGATGAAGAACCTCTACTCTGTCACACTG GTTAAATTTGGAGAACCAGCTGAGCAAGACTCTCAGGAGTTCTTTGGAGTCATTTCTCAGTTCGTCCACGACTTCAAGAGGGCGCATGCTGAAATCCTATGA